One window from the genome of Carcharodon carcharias isolate sCarCar2 chromosome 9, sCarCar2.pri, whole genome shotgun sequence encodes:
- the rabif gene encoding guanine nucleotide exchange factor MSS4, with the protein MSGCGGAMERGSGSGAEAQRAGPPEAEVGPGPSSSSLVSATGTNGKAVVCERCGSRVLGPGTARYRRRELFLPSMRQRVALGTEESSVKGDMLQEHWFVDDMYTFENVGFTKNVNNIKYLVCADCEIGPIGWHCLDDKKSFYVALDRVQHE; encoded by the exons ATGTCTGGGTGCGGAGGCGCCATGGAGCGggggagcgggagcggagcggaggCTCAGCGGGCTGGGCCTCCGGAAGCTGAGGTTGGGCCCGGGCCAAGCTCCTCCAGTTTAGTGAGCGCCACCGGCACCAACGGAAAGGCGGTTGTGTGTGAGCGGTGCGGCTCCCGGGTGCTGGGCCCAGGGACAGCGCGGTACCGGCGAAGAGAG CTCTTTCTTCCATCTATGAGGCAGAGAGTGGCACTGGGCACTGAGGAAAGCTCAGTAAAAGGGGACATGCTACAAGAACACTGGTTCGTTGATGACATGTACACCTTTGAGAATGTTGGCTTCACCAAGAACGTGAACAATATCAAGTACCTGGTTTGTGCCGACTGTGAAATTGGGCCCATTGGCTGGCACTGCCTGGATGACAAGAAGAGCTTTTATGTGGCTTTGGATCGAGTGCAGCATGAATAG